From a single Bryobacter aggregatus MPL3 genomic region:
- the ccmA gene encoding heme ABC exporter ATP-binding protein CcmA: MSVLKADRVSKFFGSFPALRDLTFALESGDCVALLGRNGAGKTTLLNLMAGLSRPTDGKLEITKRVSLLGHGIGVYDELSARENLKFFATLHTVAIDVDKWLYKVNLLNVADAPLREYSRGMRQRLALARVFMGDPELLLLDEPFTSLDDKATALLQTLLAEALARKATVVLSTHQIPEAMALASRIVFLENGKLAYFGPRPQEMLDDSTWIYRTYGASV; this comes from the coding sequence ATGAGCGTTCTCAAAGCAGACCGGGTCTCGAAGTTCTTCGGGAGCTTCCCGGCTTTGCGAGACTTGACCTTCGCACTGGAATCCGGCGATTGCGTCGCGCTGCTCGGCCGCAATGGGGCAGGCAAGACCACGCTTCTCAACCTGATGGCCGGGCTCTCCCGGCCTACGGACGGCAAGCTGGAAATCACCAAGCGCGTCAGTCTGCTCGGCCACGGCATTGGGGTCTACGACGAACTCAGCGCACGCGAGAATCTGAAGTTCTTCGCCACCTTGCACACCGTTGCCATCGACGTCGACAAATGGCTCTACAAGGTCAATCTGCTCAATGTTGCCGACGCTCCCTTGCGCGAATACTCGCGCGGCATGCGCCAGCGTCTGGCCCTGGCCCGTGTCTTTATGGGAGATCCTGAACTGCTCCTCCTCGACGAGCCCTTCACCTCACTCGACGACAAAGCGACGGCTCTTCTCCAGACCCTTCTTGCAGAAGCCCTCGCTCGCAAGGCCACCGTCGTACTTTCTACCCACCAGATTCCCGAAGCGATGGCTCTGGCCTCTCGCATTGTCTTTCTCGAGAACGGAAAGCTCGCCTATTTCGGCCCGCGTCCCCAGGAAATGCTCGATGACAGCACCTGGATCTACCGGACCTACGGAGCCAGCGTCTAG
- a CDS encoding heme exporter protein CcmB — MLRHSWIIFTKDLRMEFRSKESLNAAVAFSLVVLVLFSFAFDPTSEQIHEISGGLLWILFAFAGVLLVNRSFAREQSNDCMNVLISSRVPASALLLGKSLANTLFILLVEAVCLPVFGIFYNINLFAQPFWMLLVCLLGTWAIAIIGTVFAAMTVSLRLRELMLPVMVYPMIIPALAAAMQLTTVLSTGKPLESDNMLWVRVLIGFDIIFTALALGLIDTVLVD; from the coding sequence ATGCTCCGCCACTCCTGGATCATCTTCACCAAGGACCTCCGCATGGAGTTCCGCAGCAAAGAATCACTCAACGCCGCCGTTGCCTTCTCCCTTGTCGTGCTCGTCCTGTTCAGCTTTGCCTTCGACCCCACCAGCGAGCAGATCCACGAGATCTCTGGCGGCCTGCTCTGGATTCTCTTTGCCTTTGCAGGGGTTCTGCTGGTCAATCGCAGCTTCGCCCGCGAGCAGTCGAATGACTGCATGAATGTTCTCATCTCCTCGCGCGTCCCGGCCTCGGCGCTGCTCCTTGGCAAGTCCCTGGCCAACACGCTGTTCATTCTGCTGGTGGAAGCCGTTTGTCTGCCTGTCTTCGGTATCTTTTACAACATCAACCTTTTCGCGCAACCCTTCTGGATGCTGCTTGTCTGCCTCCTCGGCACCTGGGCAATCGCCATCATCGGCACTGTCTTTGCCGCAATGACCGTAAGCCTGCGCCTGCGCGAATTGATGTTGCCGGTCATGGTCTATCCGATGATCATTCCCGCGCTCGCCGCCGCCATGCAACTCACCACCGTACTCTCCACCGGAAAGCCCCTCGAATCGGACAACATGCTCTGGGTCCGTGTTCTCATCGGATTTGATATCATCTTCACCGCATTGGCCCTAGGCTTGATCGACACGGTCCTAGTAGACTAG
- the ccsA gene encoding cytochrome c biogenesis protein CcsA — protein sequence MNDKFLLAMGLASALFLVRNIYVMFMVLPDEALQGAIYRIMFFHIPSWFTCFSCFLASGIASAIAISKKSYRADSWAVALTEVGMPFTLIGLVTGMIWGKISWGIWWTWDARLTWAFITLLIYSGYLMMRKMIDDPSERLRVTGVLNVFAFTSVAITYKAIDWWRTQHPGPILSIRTGGGNTDPAMEAMIYQNWFALLMLTVVLVGLRFRQEESRREIEGLRRLVFAR from the coding sequence ATGAACGACAAGTTCCTTCTCGCCATGGGCCTGGCCAGCGCCCTCTTCCTGGTTCGGAATATCTATGTGATGTTCATGGTGCTGCCGGATGAAGCGCTGCAAGGTGCGATCTATCGCATCATGTTCTTCCACATTCCGAGCTGGTTCACTTGCTTTTCCTGTTTTCTCGCCAGCGGCATTGCCAGCGCGATTGCAATCTCGAAAAAGAGCTACCGTGCCGATTCCTGGGCCGTCGCCCTCACTGAAGTCGGCATGCCCTTCACGCTCATCGGCCTGGTCACCGGCATGATCTGGGGCAAGATCAGTTGGGGCATCTGGTGGACCTGGGACGCCCGCCTCACCTGGGCCTTCATCACGCTTCTCATCTACTCGGGCTACCTGATGATGCGCAAGATGATTGACGACCCCAGCGAGCGCCTCCGCGTCACCGGCGTGCTCAATGTCTTCGCCTTTACCAGCGTCGCCATCACCTACAAAGCAATCGACTGGTGGCGCACCCAGCACCCGGGGCCCATCCTTTCCATCCGCACTGGGGGCGGCAATACCGATCCGGCCATGGAAGCGATGATCTACCAGAACTGGTTTGCGTTGCTCATGCTCACCGTCGTCCTCGTTGGCCTCCGCTTCCGCCAGGAAGAAAGCCGCCGCGAAATCGAAGGTCTGCGCCGTCTCGTTTTCGCACGCTAA
- a CDS encoding CcmD family protein, translating to MDQRNFTYMFYGFAAAWFILALYVVSLVSRGRKLQDQLDTLKRTLAQEKH from the coding sequence ATGGACCAACGCAACTTTACCTATATGTTTTATGGCTTCGCGGCGGCCTGGTTTATCCTGGCCCTCTATGTCGTGAGCCTTGTCTCTCGTGGCCGCAAGCTCCAGGACCAACTCGATACCCTCAAACGCACACTCGCACAGGAGAAGCACTAA
- a CDS encoding enolase C-terminal domain-like protein: MKRRDLIKLALASYVPAEAIAWQARRGMPSPKIKDVQVIATAPAGLRLVVVKVVTDQDGLYGYGCGTFTQRADLVVDAVERYLKPFLIGKPADRIDDTWQACYNSSYWRNSPVLNNAISGVDQALWDIKGRQAGMPVYQLLGGKNREAVDTYRHASGSEISQCLDQAKKLIEEGQRYVRIQVGTPGEAAYGAGRGNVQRPASVLHNGPYYNSNTYIARTIKLFEAARKELGDEIQLLHDSHERIHPTQALQMGKDIEQFKLFFWEDPLSPEDVAWFRRIRQHTTTPLAMGELFTHPLEWMDLISERLIDFIRCHLTMIGGLTPARKLATLCEAFNVRTAWHGPGDVSPIGHAANATLDLTIPNFGIQEFSAFNERVQEVFSGCPTLKNGYMYVNDTPGWGIEVNEAAAKKYPFGANESGERKLYNGGWGEVRKRDGTIIKQ, translated from the coding sequence ATGAAGCGTCGTGACCTCATCAAACTCGCTCTTGCCTCATATGTACCTGCGGAAGCCATCGCCTGGCAAGCCCGCAGAGGCATGCCCAGTCCCAAGATCAAGGATGTGCAGGTCATCGCGACTGCTCCCGCCGGTCTCCGCCTCGTCGTGGTCAAAGTAGTCACAGACCAGGACGGGCTCTACGGCTATGGCTGCGGCACCTTCACCCAACGAGCAGACCTCGTTGTCGATGCCGTAGAACGCTACCTGAAACCCTTCCTCATTGGCAAGCCCGCCGATCGCATCGATGACACCTGGCAGGCCTGCTACAACTCCAGCTACTGGCGCAATTCGCCTGTCCTGAACAACGCCATCTCCGGCGTCGATCAGGCGCTCTGGGACATCAAGGGCCGCCAGGCGGGCATGCCCGTCTACCAGCTCCTCGGTGGCAAGAATCGCGAAGCGGTCGATACCTACCGCCATGCCTCGGGCTCTGAAATTTCCCAATGTCTCGATCAGGCCAAGAAGCTCATTGAGGAAGGCCAGCGTTACGTTCGCATCCAGGTCGGCACTCCCGGCGAGGCGGCCTATGGCGCCGGTCGTGGCAATGTCCAGCGTCCGGCTAGCGTTCTGCACAACGGTCCCTACTACAACTCCAACACCTACATCGCCCGCACCATCAAACTCTTTGAAGCCGCGCGGAAGGAACTGGGGGACGAGATCCAGTTGCTCCATGATTCGCACGAGCGCATCCACCCCACCCAGGCTCTCCAGATGGGCAAGGACATCGAGCAGTTCAAACTCTTCTTCTGGGAAGATCCGCTCAGCCCGGAAGACGTCGCGTGGTTCCGCCGCATCCGGCAGCACACCACCACTCCGCTCGCGATGGGCGAACTCTTCACCCATCCCCTCGAATGGATGGACCTCATCAGCGAACGCCTGATCGACTTCATCCGCTGCCACCTCACGATGATTGGCGGTCTCACCCCGGCCCGCAAGCTGGCAACGCTTTGCGAAGCTTTCAACGTCCGTACCGCTTGGCACGGCCCCGGCGACGTCTCGCCGATCGGTCACGCCGCCAACGCCACGCTCGACCTCACCATTCCCAACTTCGGCATCCAGGAATTCTCGGCCTTCAATGAACGGGTCCAGGAAGTCTTCTCCGGTTGCCCCACGCTCAAGAACGGCTATATGTACGTCAACGATACTCCTGGCTGGGGCATCGAAGTGAATGAAGCAGCCGCAAAGAAGTACCCCTTTGGCGCCAACGAGAGTGGGGAACGCAAGCTCTACAACGGTGGGTGGGGTGAGGTTCGCAAAAGGGATGGCACAATTATTAAGCAGTGA
- a CDS encoding mechanosensitive ion channel family protein, whose amino-acid sequence MILPNNYWQTLGATTLIVALIALLLWLRKLVARKLDAWRHTSKEGLAATASRILPADRVAARLHILLNAICTAIGVVAFIRYLSYVLELYKETQEAGHWIVEVVLLPFKRIFDDFIAYIPNLFNALAIIIVTRYLLAIVHRIFREVGSGRIVISGFYPDWADPTYKLIRFLAMALALVGIFPYLPGSSSPAFQTISVFLGVLLSLGSSSVVSNLVSGTILTYMRALRIGDRVKIGDTSGDVIERTMLVTRVKTIKNEVVTIPNAILLTTHITNYSTLAQAEGLIIHTEVTIGYDVPWPDVHQALLEAARRTPHLLSDPSPFILQTALNDFNVSYELNAYTREANRIVAIRSELYRHIQDTFDDAQIEIMSPIYNSIRQSTHDDTVGFRPSPSAPRANGDRSVSSDPL is encoded by the coding sequence GTGATTTTGCCTAACAATTATTGGCAGACCCTGGGCGCCACGACACTGATCGTGGCGCTCATCGCATTGTTGCTCTGGCTGCGGAAGCTGGTTGCACGCAAACTGGACGCTTGGCGTCACACGAGTAAAGAAGGACTGGCCGCCACCGCCAGCCGGATTCTCCCTGCAGATCGAGTTGCTGCCCGTCTCCACATCCTGCTCAATGCAATCTGCACGGCCATCGGTGTTGTTGCGTTCATCCGTTATCTGTCCTATGTGCTCGAGCTCTATAAAGAGACCCAGGAAGCCGGACACTGGATCGTCGAAGTCGTTCTTCTCCCCTTCAAACGCATCTTCGATGACTTCATCGCCTACATCCCAAACCTCTTCAACGCATTGGCGATTATTATCGTCACTCGTTACCTGCTCGCGATTGTGCACCGGATCTTTCGTGAGGTTGGTTCGGGCCGCATCGTCATCTCCGGTTTCTATCCCGATTGGGCCGATCCGACCTACAAGCTGATTCGCTTTCTGGCTATGGCCCTGGCGCTGGTCGGCATCTTTCCCTATCTGCCTGGTTCCTCGAGCCCGGCCTTCCAGACCATCTCGGTCTTCCTGGGCGTGCTGCTCTCGCTCGGCTCCTCTAGCGTGGTCTCGAATCTTGTTTCTGGCACCATCCTTACCTACATGCGCGCCCTGCGCATCGGGGACCGCGTCAAGATCGGCGATACCTCCGGGGACGTGATCGAACGGACCATGCTCGTCACTCGTGTCAAGACGATCAAGAACGAAGTGGTCACCATCCCCAACGCGATCCTGCTCACGACGCACATCACCAATTACTCCACGCTCGCACAAGCCGAAGGACTCATCATCCACACGGAAGTCACCATTGGTTACGATGTGCCCTGGCCGGACGTACACCAGGCCTTGCTTGAGGCAGCCCGGAGAACTCCCCACCTCCTGTCCGATCCATCGCCCTTCATCCTCCAGACTGCGCTCAACGACTTCAATGTCAGCTACGAGCTCAACGCCTACACCCGCGAGGCCAACAGGATCGTCGCAATTCGCTCAGAGCTCTATCGCCACATCCAGGACACCTTTGACGACGCGCAGATCGAGATCATGAGCCCGATCTACAATTCCATCCGCCAATCCACTCACGACGACACCGTCGGCTTCCGGCCTTCTCCTAGCGCGCCACGGGCCAACGGCGATCGATCGGTTTCTTCGGATCCGCTGTAA
- a CDS encoding SCE4755 family polysaccharide monooxygenase-like protein, with protein MNGHFTLMEPKSWVVENQLGNPQKPAPCGGEEGPGVVATNAVTPVTGGQKLHIKLQETVYHPGHYRIALAVNSRAELPADPEVLTRDTDKGPRSISAVIDPDPKPPILADGLWQHAAKVTGPFETDIEIPNINCPKCTLQILEFMAEHGYNKEGGYSYHHCAVLQVTADPKKPIDRRWPVAR; from the coding sequence ATGAATGGACATTTCACGCTCATGGAGCCGAAGTCGTGGGTGGTGGAGAACCAACTCGGCAATCCGCAGAAGCCTGCGCCGTGTGGCGGCGAAGAAGGACCGGGAGTTGTCGCGACAAATGCAGTAACGCCAGTGACAGGCGGGCAGAAGCTGCATATCAAGTTACAGGAGACTGTCTATCATCCGGGGCATTACCGGATTGCGCTAGCCGTGAATTCGAGGGCCGAACTACCGGCCGATCCGGAAGTGCTGACTCGCGATACGGACAAGGGGCCCCGATCGATTTCGGCAGTGATCGATCCGGATCCAAAGCCACCGATCCTTGCCGATGGATTGTGGCAGCATGCGGCGAAGGTGACAGGACCGTTTGAAACCGATATTGAAATTCCAAACATCAATTGCCCGAAGTGTACGCTGCAGATTCTCGAGTTCATGGCCGAGCATGGGTACAACAAAGAGGGCGGATATTCCTATCATCACTGCGCAGTGTTGCAAGTTACAGCGGATCCGAAGAAACCGATCGATCGCCGTTGGCCCGTGGCGCGCTAG
- a CDS encoding outer membrane beta-barrel protein produces the protein MRNIASFFLLASSLMAQFPSPFSFSAGAKIGSSLNNPSGRAAYADSYQQSRWTGGPTFEFHLPLRFSIEFDALYRNENFSRSGTMQLAPTLNAYALSSHSKSNFWDMPLLLKYRFKLGPIRPFVSGGVLWTRESSRGDRSIRCTGPVGSCLPADYSLPAPSDSDFRSTNTHRGPTAGAGLEFHTRFVTISPELRFSRTQERDNRYTGLVGFTFGGRR, from the coding sequence ATGCGTAACATTGCAAGCTTCTTTCTTCTTGCTTCCAGTCTGATGGCGCAGTTTCCATCACCTTTCAGTTTTTCCGCCGGAGCCAAAATCGGTTCTTCTCTCAACAACCCCTCAGGACGGGCTGCCTACGCAGACTCCTACCAACAAAGCCGCTGGACAGGCGGACCCACCTTCGAGTTTCATCTCCCGCTACGCTTCTCGATTGAGTTCGACGCTCTCTATCGGAATGAGAACTTCAGTCGCTCTGGCACGATGCAACTCGCTCCAACGCTCAATGCATATGCACTCTCCTCTCACTCCAAAAGTAACTTCTGGGACATGCCACTTCTATTGAAGTATCGCTTTAAGCTCGGCCCAATTCGTCCCTTCGTCAGCGGAGGCGTCCTCTGGACGCGCGAATCCTCTCGTGGCGATCGAAGCATCCGCTGCACAGGCCCTGTCGGGTCCTGTCTTCCTGCTGACTATTCTTTGCCCGCTCCGAGCGATAGCGATTTCAGATCGACAAACACCCACAGGGGGCCAACAGCGGGGGCTGGTCTTGAGTTCCACACGCGCTTCGTCACCATCTCTCCCGAGCTTCGCTTCAGCCGGACACAGGAGCGCGACAACCGCTACACCGGCCTGGTCGGCTTCACCTTTGGCGGACGGCGTTAG
- a CDS encoding DinB family protein encodes MEPSISDLFRSHSVRKLRDMMALIEKWCAGMSEEQVWHREVPDANSVGNLLMHLEGNLGQFIGHSLEGKPDVRVRPLEFSTREGIEKASLLSALQARIEQTCLLVERIDDEGLRKPVTTLHGQMTGLEVIYQVVGHLQQHTGQIIFAAKIFAGR; translated from the coding sequence ATGGAACCGAGCATTTCCGACTTGTTCCGCAGCCATTCGGTGCGGAAGTTGCGAGACATGATGGCGTTGATTGAGAAGTGGTGTGCGGGGATGAGCGAGGAGCAGGTGTGGCATCGCGAAGTCCCCGACGCCAATTCTGTCGGGAATCTTCTGATGCATCTGGAAGGCAATCTCGGCCAGTTCATTGGGCATTCTCTTGAAGGGAAACCGGATGTTCGGGTGCGGCCCCTGGAATTTTCGACGCGCGAAGGGATTGAGAAGGCAAGCTTGCTGTCTGCGCTGCAAGCGCGCATCGAACAAACCTGCCTGTTGGTCGAGAGGATCGACGATGAGGGTCTGAGGAAGCCGGTGACCACGCTACATGGCCAGATGACCGGGCTTGAGGTGATTTATCAAGTGGTAGGACATCTGCAGCAGCATACCGGACAGATCATCTTCGCCGCGAAGATCTTTGCGGGACGCTAA
- a CDS encoding pyridoxal phosphate-dependent aminotransferase, which produces MPQLKGYSRRHAMRAATILTAGAALPFYHEFAMAQDAAERPRGMRGAMPADAVRIGSNENPLGPCAEACEAIAKIAKYGGRYSPFNEQGDFIRAVSEVEELKPEFIAPYAGSSDPLHRSVLAFTSPTKGLVMGDPGYEAGAGTAKFVGVKVTRVALQKATYAHDVKAMLAADPNAGVYYICNPNNPTGTITKREDLEWLLANKNKDSILLLDEAYIHFSQEMPGSDLVAKEKDVIVLRTFSKAFGMAGIRCGMAMGRPDLLAKLRPYGSGMLPITGLVAGTASYRAKGLVAERREINARVRGDVLEFLEKKNIQYIPSVSNKFMMEAGRPGAELARALAAEKIFIGRTWPVWPTMVRVTVGTQAEMNQFKTALAKVMS; this is translated from the coding sequence ATGCCACAGTTGAAAGGCTATTCCCGGCGTCACGCGATGCGTGCCGCTACAATTCTCACCGCAGGCGCCGCCCTGCCCTTCTATCACGAGTTTGCAATGGCACAGGATGCAGCAGAGCGGCCCCGCGGCATGCGCGGCGCCATGCCAGCAGATGCCGTACGCATTGGATCGAATGAGAACCCGCTGGGGCCCTGTGCCGAGGCTTGCGAGGCCATCGCGAAGATTGCCAAGTATGGTGGCCGCTATTCGCCGTTCAATGAGCAGGGCGACTTCATCAGGGCCGTTTCCGAAGTGGAAGAATTGAAGCCGGAGTTCATCGCGCCCTATGCCGGATCGAGCGATCCGCTCCATCGCAGCGTGCTTGCATTTACGTCGCCGACCAAGGGATTAGTGATGGGCGACCCTGGCTATGAAGCGGGCGCGGGCACGGCGAAGTTTGTGGGCGTGAAGGTGACCCGGGTAGCGCTGCAGAAGGCAACCTATGCGCATGACGTGAAGGCAATGCTCGCCGCCGACCCGAATGCGGGCGTCTACTACATCTGCAACCCGAACAACCCGACCGGGACAATCACGAAGCGCGAGGATCTCGAGTGGTTACTCGCAAATAAGAACAAGGATTCGATTCTGCTGCTCGATGAGGCGTATATCCACTTCAGCCAGGAGATGCCGGGCAGCGACCTTGTCGCCAAGGAGAAGGATGTCATTGTGCTACGGACTTTCTCGAAGGCCTTTGGCATGGCGGGGATTCGCTGCGGCATGGCGATGGGGCGTCCGGATCTGCTCGCGAAGTTGCGTCCTTATGGCTCAGGGATGCTGCCGATTACGGGGCTGGTGGCCGGCACCGCAAGCTACCGAGCGAAGGGGCTGGTGGCAGAGCGCCGCGAGATCAATGCACGCGTGCGCGGCGATGTGCTCGAGTTTCTCGAGAAGAAGAATATCCAGTACATTCCAAGTGTGTCCAATAAATTCATGATGGAGGCGGGACGGCCGGGCGCCGAGTTGGCACGGGCTTTGGCGGCCGAGAAGATCTTTATCGGACGCACCTGGCCGGTGTGGCCGACGATGGTTCGGGTGACGGTGGGCACGCAGGCGGAGATGAACCAGTTCAAAACCGCACTGGCTAAAGTGATGTCCTAG
- a CDS encoding ABC transporter permease, translating into MPIFTGIALLTLSIAIGVNTAVFSLLYQIQFVPLAVEEPKQLVRLWETSPEGASEIPVSPANIVDWTRQSNTLLDSATWIHAAARLDGTSVEIVEGQMVSPNFFEVLGVRPALGSGFQIADGRYGAPLVVMISDRLFTRRYGRDASIVGQSIPVNGRDALVVGVMAADAFTMGSPHCDVWLPLRFHPKRKDRTHVGRYLNVVARLAPGVSIQTAQLEFNGIARQLEQKYPRFNARWGVRAVALQESLTGALQQPLRWGASAGFAMLLLACAALVKWYLKRQSRRSRELALRVLLGSRRLHFFQLFAAEGLVLGLGGAVFGLALARRLVAEVCVFVPQMDSMRCDSIFIGIALGLGILCAVPFSVVPAMSIRLETRGNSRLR; encoded by the coding sequence ATGCCGATCTTCACTGGGATTGCCCTGCTGACACTGTCGATTGCGATTGGAGTGAACACGGCCGTATTCTCGCTGCTGTATCAGATTCAGTTTGTTCCTCTGGCGGTGGAAGAACCCAAACAACTGGTGCGGCTTTGGGAAACTTCGCCCGAAGGGGCAAGCGAGATTCCCGTGTCCCCTGCAAACATTGTCGACTGGACCCGACAGTCGAACACGCTGCTTGATAGCGCGACGTGGATCCATGCAGCAGCCCGGCTCGATGGAACAAGCGTTGAGATTGTCGAAGGCCAGATGGTGAGCCCGAATTTCTTCGAGGTGTTGGGCGTGAGGCCGGCGCTGGGGTCGGGATTTCAAATCGCCGATGGGCGCTATGGAGCTCCGCTGGTGGTGATGATCAGCGACCGCTTGTTCACGCGACGCTATGGGCGGGATGCTTCGATTGTGGGCCAGTCGATTCCTGTGAATGGCCGGGACGCACTCGTGGTGGGCGTGATGGCTGCCGATGCATTCACGATGGGGAGCCCCCATTGCGATGTGTGGCTGCCCCTGCGCTTTCATCCGAAGCGCAAGGATCGTACCCATGTGGGGCGATATCTGAATGTCGTCGCACGACTTGCGCCTGGAGTGAGCATTCAGACGGCGCAGCTTGAGTTCAATGGGATCGCCCGGCAACTCGAACAGAAGTATCCGCGTTTCAATGCCAGATGGGGCGTGCGCGCCGTTGCGCTGCAAGAGAGTCTCACCGGAGCGCTCCAGCAACCGCTGCGGTGGGGTGCAAGCGCAGGATTCGCCATGCTATTGCTGGCTTGTGCCGCACTCGTGAAATGGTATCTGAAACGGCAGTCCAGGAGATCGCGAGAGCTGGCTCTCCGTGTGCTGCTCGGTTCGAGAAGGCTGCACTTCTTCCAGCTTTTCGCTGCGGAAGGACTTGTCCTGGGATTGGGCGGGGCAGTGTTTGGGCTGGCGTTGGCCAGGAGGCTGGTGGCGGAAGTTTGTGTATTTGTTCCCCAGATGGACAGTATGCGGTGCGATTCCATTTTTATCGGAATTGCTTTGGGACTGGGGATTCTTTGCGCGGTTCCCTTCTCCGTCGTGCCTGCGATGAGCATCCGCCTGGAGACGCGGGGAAATAGTCGCTTGCGGTAA
- a CDS encoding SRPBCC family protein: MKYVRWALLIFLALVCSIAATIFLMGLREGADSMSNRVEINRPAAVVWTYLDDPVKAKSWVGSLKEIKQLTPGAKGVGTKEVWVMTDQNNAAQQIEIQSEITVDEAPKRLTVKLIERETFSGTTNYLLEDLGGNRTALTVSSTFHFNYGFARFLQPIIMRMATAKMAEDLDRLKAVAERE; this comes from the coding sequence ATGAAATACGTCCGCTGGGCTCTCCTCATCTTTCTCGCACTGGTCTGCTCGATTGCAGCCACCATTTTCCTCATGGGCCTTCGCGAAGGTGCCGATTCGATGAGCAACCGGGTGGAAATCAATCGGCCTGCTGCTGTTGTCTGGACTTATCTCGATGACCCTGTAAAAGCAAAGTCCTGGGTCGGATCGCTCAAGGAAATCAAGCAACTGACGCCTGGCGCCAAGGGCGTTGGAACAAAAGAAGTCTGGGTCATGACGGACCAGAACAACGCCGCGCAACAGATCGAGATCCAGTCCGAGATTACGGTGGATGAAGCTCCGAAGCGTCTCACGGTAAAGCTCATCGAACGAGAGACCTTCTCAGGCACCACCAACTACTTGCTGGAAGATCTCGGCGGCAATCGAACCGCCCTCACCGTCTCCAGTACTTTTCACTTCAACTACGGATTTGCCCGCTTCCTGCAGCCCATCATTATGCGGATGGCTACGGCGAAGATGGCGGAAGATCTGGATCGTCTCAAGGCCGTGGCGGAGCGGGAATAG